Proteins from a single region of Chromobacterium sp. ATCC 53434:
- a CDS encoding ferredoxin, with the protein MSFFDKHVFICCNQRAAGESCCNNHGASELLGYMKDKVKALGLAGEGKIRVNKAGCLGRCDDGPVMVVYPQETWYTFVDKEDIDEIVSEHMTHGRVVERLKI; encoded by the coding sequence ATGAGCTTTTTCGACAAGCACGTATTCATCTGCTGCAACCAGCGCGCCGCCGGCGAGAGCTGCTGCAACAACCACGGCGCCAGCGAGCTGCTTGGCTATATGAAGGACAAGGTCAAGGCGCTGGGTCTGGCCGGCGAGGGCAAGATCCGCGTCAACAAGGCCGGCTGCCTGGGCCGTTGCGACGACGGTCCGGTGATGGTGGTCTATCCGCAGGAGACCTGGTACACCTTCGTCGACAAGGAAGACATCGACGAGATCGTCTCCGAGCACATGACGCACGGCCGCGTCGTGGAAAGGCTGAAGATCTGA
- a CDS encoding alpha/beta hydrolase → MLKAMNKVAVAGPVGMLDTIYVPAQGEASGVAVICHPNPLQGGTHTNKVVQTAAKALSQLGYACYCPNLRGVGDSDGEHDYGNGEVDDAVAVAEYARSQHPGLPLALAGFSFGGFVAARARARIEADKLLLMGVAVGKYPIPTPDVPADALVIHGEEDEVIPLAAVMDWARPQSLPVLVLPGAGHFFHGRLVQLAQMIQRCW, encoded by the coding sequence ATGCTGAAGGCCATGAACAAGGTCGCCGTCGCCGGTCCGGTCGGCATGCTGGACACCATCTACGTGCCGGCCCAGGGCGAGGCCAGCGGCGTCGCCGTGATCTGCCATCCGAATCCGCTGCAGGGCGGCACCCACACCAACAAGGTGGTGCAGACCGCGGCCAAGGCCTTGTCGCAGCTGGGCTATGCCTGTTATTGCCCCAATCTGCGCGGCGTCGGCGACAGCGACGGCGAGCACGACTACGGCAACGGCGAGGTCGACGACGCGGTCGCCGTGGCCGAGTACGCCAGATCGCAGCATCCCGGCCTGCCGCTGGCGCTGGCCGGCTTCTCCTTCGGCGGCTTCGTCGCCGCCCGCGCCCGCGCCCGCATCGAGGCCGACAAGCTGCTGCTGATGGGCGTGGCCGTCGGCAAATATCCTATCCCGACGCCGGACGTGCCGGCCGACGCGCTGGTGATACACGGCGAGGAGGACGAGGTGATCCCGCTGGCCGCGGTGATGGACTGGGCGCGGCCGCAGAGCCTGCCGGTGCTGGTGCTGCCCGGCGCCGGCCACTTCTTCCACGGCCGGCTGGTGCAGCTGGCGCAGATGATTCAACGGTGCTGGTGA